A single region of the Denticeps clupeoides chromosome 18, fDenClu1.1, whole genome shotgun sequence genome encodes:
- the mmp17b gene encoding matrix metalloproteinase-17b, whose amino-acid sequence MKSLFWSIVVLCVWNHKHPVWVSATDDTLPPLMTYSSGSPPPAPTEDESVQLVEWLARYGYLPPSDASTGQLQTWSAVTQAVKAMQKFAGLVETGIADEETLQLMQTPRCSLPDEDRPANQKSRLHNRMKRAATTWARRNINWRLHSYPTSSSLSRETVRSLVYYALKVWAEPTPLEFHEVGSPQGADLQVDFLRGPHGDSYPFDGAGGAVGHAFYPSDPDRAGGVHLDAEEEWAFRQPASEGTDLFTVLVHELGHALGLSHSSARHSVMRPYYQGPLGDPLHFSLGPQDLEWITALYGKRTQIVGTDSPGKDLQDQNGQELMYTHIHKYRHTNRLWHSRSHAIDRCNTSFDAVTKIRGETFFFKGLNMWRVSRGGLVSGRPVSVRRLWGGLPPTLTSLSAVVERHSDHAILFIGGSQVWLFRELSLQEGYPQPLSNLTQGVSDEGQGLLWDPTEGVVWGQARDEGDEEEGAGQGEAETWIRLIRGGVNGIIAEDDGTTYLFKGNSYWKFPYPRSVPEAGYPRPLATDWLDCPAPSSQDQDDLSLTLSTDKRRDMNFADQIRVDDKHESTGRHSGGGAPEYWRCPCQKWTSGGDSLNWFGRSFYLLAVLNILAVRG is encoded by the exons ATGAAGTCTCTTTTTTGGAGCATTGTTGTACTCTGCGTATGGAATCACAAGCACCCTGTGTGGGTCAGTGCCACCGATGACACATTACCACCCCTGATGACCTACAGCAGCGGGTCTCCACCACCCGCTCCAACAGAAGATGAGAGCGTCCAACTGGTG GAATGGCTCGCGAGGTACGGTTACCTCCCCCCATCAGATGCCTCCACTGGTCAGCTGCAGACCTGGTCTGCTGTGACTCAGGCTGTGAAGGCCATGCAGAAGTTCGCTGGTCTGGTGGAGACGGGAATTGCGG ATGAGGAAACTCTGCAACTGATGCAGACCCCACGCTGCTCTCTGCCTGATGAGGACcgaccagccaatcagaaatcaCGGCTACATAACAGGATGAAAAGGGCGGCCACTACCTGGGCACGTAGAAACATCAACTGGAG GCTGCACTCGTACCCCACGTCTTCATCACTATCACGGGAAACAGTCCGTTCACTGGTGTACTATGCACTCAAGGTGTGGGCGGAGCCAACTCCACTTGAATTCCATGAG GTGGGCAGTCCACAGGGAGCAGACCTACAGGTGGACTTCCTTCGTGGTCCTCATGGTGATAGCTACCCTTTCGATGGAGCAGGAGGTGCCGTCGGCCATGCCTTCTATCCGTCAGACCCGGACAGGGCGGGTGGTGTCCACCTGGATGCTGAAGAGGAGTGGGCTTTCAGACAGCCAG cgtCCGAGGGCACAGACCTGTTCACAGTGCTGGTGCAcgagctcggccacgccctagGTCTGTCCCACTCGTCAGCTCGCCACTCAGTGATGAGGCCGTACTATCAGGGACCCCTGGGAGACCCACTACACTTTAGTCTGGGGCCTCAGGACCTGGAGTGGATTACAGCCCTCTACG GCAAAAGAACTCAGATTGTGGGGACTGACAGCCCTGGAAAGGATCTGCAAGACCAAAATGGACAAGAGCTcatgtatacacacattcacaagtatagacacacaaacagactctGGCACAG TCGCAGCCATGCCATTGACCGCTGTAACACAAGTTTTGATGCGGTCACAAAGATACGCggagaaacatttttcttcaaag GTCTGAATATGTGGCGGGTGAGTAGGGGGGGTCTGGTGTCTGGAAGGCCCGTATCTGTGAGACGACTCTGGGGgggacttcctcccaccctCACCTCCCTCAGTGCTGTTGTGGAGAGACACTCAGACCATGCCATTCTCTTCATAGGCG GCTCCCAGGTCTGGTTGTTCAGAGAGCTCTCTCTTCAGGAAGGGTACCCTCAGCCCCTGTCCAACCTCACACAAGGGGTAAGCGATGAGGGGCAAGGGTTGCTCTGGGACCCCACAGAGGGGGTGGTATGGGGACAAGCTAGAGACGAAGGTGACGAGGAAGAGGGTGCAGGACAGGGCGAGGCTGAGACATGGATAAGGCTCATCAGAGGAGGGGTGAACGGAATCATCGCAGAGGATGATG GCACCACCTACCTCTTCAAAGGAAATTCCTACTGGAAGTTTCCCTACCCACGCTCCGTCCCGGAGGCAGGGTACCCACGGCCGTTGGCCACAGACTGGCTGGACTGTCCCGCACCTTCGTCACAGGACCAGGACGacctctctctcaccctctccacCGACAAGCGCAGAGACATGAACTTTGCCGATCAGATCCGGGTGGACGATAAACATGAGTCCACCGGCAGGCACTCGGGCGGCGGTGCGCCAGAGTACTGGCGCTGCCCATGCCAGAAATGGACCTCGGGTGGCGACAGTCTGAACTGGTTCGGCCGAAGCTTTTACCTTCTAGCCGTCCTAAATATCCTGGCCGTGCGTGGCTGA